ATACCGGGCGCGGACGACACGCAGGGCGCGGGCGGCGCCCCCGCCACCGACGGCGTGAACGGCAGCAAGGGCCCCAGCCGCAAGACCGTCCTGCGGGCCGCGGCCGCGCTGGGCATGGCCGTGCCGGTGTCCCTCATGGGCGTGCCCGCACTGGCCAGGACCGCCGCCGAGCGGGGCGAGGCGCCAGAGCTCACGCCCACCTGCGACGACGGTGACGACCCGACCATCCCGCAGATGGAGGGGCCGTACTTCAAGCGCAACTCCCCGCAGCGCACGTCGCTCGTCCAGGCCGGCACCCCCGGCGTGCGCCTCACCGTCACCGGCTACGTCTTCGGGCGTGCCTGCAAGCCGATCGCCCGGGCCCTGCTGGACTTCTGGCAGGCCGACACGTACGGCACGTACGACAACGTCGGTTTCCGCTTCCGCGGGCACCAGTTCACCGACGCCAACGGCGCGTTCAAGCTCACCACGATCGTGCCCGGCCTCTACCCCGGCCGCACCCGGCACCTGCACGTCAAGGTGCAGGCCCCCGGACGTCCGATCCTCACGACGCAGCTGTACTTCCCCGGTGAGCCCCGCAACAACACGGACACCCTCTTCGACCCGCGCCTCCTCATGAACGTCCGCAACGTCGGCAACACGAAGGAGGCGGACTTCGACTTCGTCCTGAACGTGCCGCAGTAACCCCGCGTGCAGCTGTTGGCGGGCAGCGGCCTTGCGGCCCTGCGCGGTGGTTGTGTGGGGCGCAGAGCCTGTGTCATAACCCCGGGCGGATCAGCTCCCAGGTGTCGACGGCGTGGTCGAGGGTCATGCCGTGCCGTTCGTACAGGGCGAGTGCGCCGCTGCCGTTGTCGGTGTCGACGCCGAGGCCGATCCGGTCGCGGCCCAGCGCGGCGTAGTGCCCGAAGGCGTGGCGCAGGAGGTGGCTGCCGAGGCCGCGCCCGCGGGCCTCGGCCAGCACGCCGAGATCGCCTATCCACCCCTTCGACGACGCACGGTTGTCGCGGGTGCGCATCGCGGCGGCGTAGCCGACTCCTTCGACGTGGGCGATCCAGATGAGCGACCAGTCGACGGTTTGGGCGCCGATGTCGTCGAGCCACTGCTCGTAGGTGCGCGGCTGGTGGTCGAAGTGCTCCGTGAAGCTCTCCTGGAGCAGGGCGTGGGCGCGCCTGCGGTCCTCCTCGGCGAGGCAGGACCGCAGGACCACACCGGGCGGTGCCTTCGGCAACGGGTCCGTGTCCACGCCGATCCGCCGCTCGAGGACCTTGTAGTGCCGGACGGTTCGCCAGCCCCGCGCGCGGAGCTCCGCCGGATCCGTGGTGGGCTCGGTGTTGAGATACAGATGCACGACCGCCCGCGCCGCGCCGTTGGCCGCCGCGCGCTCCGCGGCGCGTGCCTCCAGGAGGCCGAGGAGGTACAGGGCGCCCTGCGGGTGGCCGGGAAGGACGTAGTGGTCGACGTTGACGCGCTCACCGGCGGACTCGTCCCACACCAGCGCGTACCCGACGAGCCGGTCACCGGCGAAGAGCAGCCGGGAGTCCCGTTCCAGGTCCACCTCGGGGTGCTTCAAGTCGGCGGTGACCAGTTCGAGTTCGGTGTCGGCGCGGCCGATCTCCAGCAGGTCGATCTCGTTGAGCAGCGCGCACACGGCCGCCGCGTCGTCGAGGGTCGCCGGGCGAACGGTGAGCCCCGGGGGCAGCGTGAGAGACGTCGTCATGGGGCCACTGTCCGGGGACCGGCCCCCGGCCCGCAACGGACTTTTTCATGCGTAGGGCCCCGCCGTCCGGTGCCGGTCGGGGTGGTCGAGGCGGTCGATCAGCCGCTCGTACGAGCGGCGGACCACACGGCACGCGCGGCGGGTCGCGCCCGCATGCGTCGGGTCGGCCGTCAACGCCGCCCAGTGTGTGAGGCGTTCCCGGGCGCGCGCGGATGTCTCCGTGGCCCGCGCGCCCGCGGGGAGGCCGAGGAGGTCGTGCGGGGCGTGGCCGTGCTCGCCGGCTGGTGCACGACGTCTCGGCGGCCATCGCGGCACAGCTGACGGCACTCGCGGACGAGGCGGCGCTGGAAATCTCCTGAACCGGAACGGCCACGGGCTCAGGCGAGCACCAGAACCGCCACAGGTTCAAGCCAGCACCGCCCGCACCGTCTTGCCCCCGCGGTGCGCCCCCACGACCTCGAGCCGATGGGTCAGCAGCCGGACCATCGCCAGGCCGCGCCCGCTCTCCTTCTCCGCGTCGTCCATGCCGTGCTGCCGGAACCGTGGATGCTCGGGACTGGCGTCGGTGACCGCCACGGTCACCCTCGCGCCCGACACCTCCACGCGCAGCCGGCAGCCGCCCTGCCCGTGCCGCAGCGCGTTGGACACGAGCTCCGAGACGATCAGCGCGGCGTCGTCGAGCCGCTCGGCGTCCACCTCGGTCTTGCGGCGCCGGGACCCGGCGAGGAACGCCGAGGCCAGCCTCCGCGCGCGGCCCGCCGAAGCGGGCTCCTGCGGCAGTGCGTACTCCACGCGTTCCGTGGGCCGATGGGCGCGCTGGTGCGCACGCATGGCAGCTCACTCCCCTCCCTGAAACAGACCGGCGTCCACCCGCGAACCACGTCGCCACCGGGGTCGCTGCTCATCCGGCGCGACCTGTCCTGCCTCACGGTGATGCCCTCGCGTACAGATCCCCAATCCGCCCCGCGCCACTTCCGTGCGCATCCGTCGGACCGCATATGACCGCGCGCATTGACCTTGACATCAGCTTCGAAGAAGACTGAGCGGCCATCCGATCCTCCGTGCCGGGAAGGCCTCCATGCAACCGACGCCCCGCCCCTTCAAGGACTACCAGGACGAGATCTACCTCGACGGTCTGCGCGGCGTCGTCCCGAAGTACCCGATGAAGTACGCGGAATGGGAGGCACGCGCCCATGCCGCGCTGCCGCCCTCGGTCGTCTCGTACGTCGCCGGCGGCGCGGGTGACGAGCGCACGCAGGATGCCAACGTCACCGCGTTCGAGCGGTGGGGGCTGATCCCGCGCATGTTCGTGGGGGCCGCGGAGCGCGATCTCTCCGTCGACCTGTTCGGCATGACGCTGCCCTCTCCGCTGTTCATGGCGCCCATCGGGGTCCTCGGCATCTGCACGCAGGACGGGCACGGAGATCTCGCGACCGCGCGGGCGGCCGCGCGGACCGGGGTCCCGATGATCGCCTCCACCCTGTCCGCCGATCCGATGGAGGAGGTCGCCGCCGAGTTCGGCGGGACGCCCGGCTTCTTCCAGCTGTACACGCCGACCGACCGCGCTCTCGCCGAGAGTCTCGTGCGCCGGGCGGAGAAGTCCGGGTTCAAGGGCATCGTCGTCACCATGGACACCTGGATCACCGGGTGGCGCCCGCGCGACCTGAGCACCTCCAACTTCCCCCAGCTGCGCGGCCACTGCCTGGCCAACTACACGAGCGACCCGGTGTTCCGCGCCCAGCTGCCCGCCGACCCGGAGCACGACATGCAGTCCGCGGTGCTCAAGTGGGTGCAGGTCTTCGGCAACCCGCTGACGTGGGACGACCTGCCGTGGCTGCGCTCCCTGACCTCGCTGCCCCTCATCGTGAAGGGCCTCTGCCACCCCGAGGACGTGCGCCGGGCCAGGGACGGCGGCGTCGACGGCATCTACTGCTCCAACCACGGCGGCCGCCAGGCCAACGGCGGACTCCCCGCGCTCGACGTGCTGCCCGCGGTCGTCGAGGCCGCCGGAGGGCTGCCCGTCCTCTTCGACTCGGGGGTGCGCAGCGGCGCGGACGTCGTCAAGGCCGTCGCGCTGGGCGCCACCGCCGTGGGTGTGGGCCGCCCGTACGCGTATGGGCTCGGCATGGGCGGGGCCGACGGCGTCACGCATGTGCTGCGCTCGCTCCTCGCCGAGGCCGACCTGCTGATGGCCGTCGACGGCTATCCGACGCTCGCGGACCTCACTGCGGAGGCGCTTCAGCGCGTGCGGTGACGCGAGGCCCCAGGCCGGGTGCGGGGCCCGCCCCGCCATCCATTAGACACCCGTACGTTCCTTGTGAGACATTGATGTCTCATTCGAAACTGAGGTGTTACCCCACATGACCCCGCAGCGTGATCCACGACGCTGGGCCGTCCTCGCGATCCTCTCCGGCAGCCTCCTGCTGATCGCCATGGACACCACGATCCTGAACGTCGCCTTCCCCTCCCTCGTCGCCGATCTGCGGCCCAGCTCCGTACAGCAGCTGTGGATCATCGACGTCTACGCCCTCGTGCTGTCCGGACTCCTCGTGACCGCGGGCGCGCTCGGCGACCGGTGGGGCCGCAAGCGGCTGCTCCTGATCGGCTTCGGCGTGTTCGCCCTCGCCTCGCTGCTCGCCGTCTTCGCGACGGCCGCCTGGCAGGTCATCGCCGCCCGGGCGCTGCTCGGCGCCGGTGGCGCGACGATCATGCCCGCGACCCTGTCGATCCTGCGGAAGGTCTTCACCGACGCCCGCGAGCGCGCGCTCGCCTACGCGGTGTGGTCGGCCGTCTTCGGTGGCGGCATGGCGCTCGGTCCGGTCGTCGGCGGTCTGCTGGTCGAGCACAACGGCTGGCAGTCGGCGTTCCTCATCAACATCCCGGTCGCGCTGGTGATCATCGCGCTCGGCCTGTGGTTCCTGCCCGAGTCCCGCCAGCCCCGCGAGGGCCGCTGGGACTGGTGGGGCGTCGGCCAGTCCGTCGTCGGCATGCTCGCCCTCGCGGGCGGCATCAAACAGCTCGGCAAGGGCGGCCCCGCCGACCCCGCCGCCTGGGCGCTCCTCGTGGTCGCCGCGGTGACACTCACGGTCTTCGTGCGCCGCCAGCTGCGCCTGGCCCACCCGCTGCTCCAGGTACGCCTCTTCGCGTCCCGGCCCTTCGCCATCGCGGCGGCCTCGATCTTCCTCGGCATGATCGCGCTGGGCTCGGCGCTGTTCCTGATCACCCAGTGGTTCCAGTACGGGGAGGGCTACAGCCCCCTGGAAGCGGGTGTGCGCCTGCTGCCCGCGCCGCTCGGCCTGGTCCTGACCTCACTGGTCACCCCAGCACTGATGCACCGCCTGCCGATCCGCCACGTCATGGGCGGCGGGCTGCTCCTGATGACCGCCGGGCTCTCCCTGCCGTGGCTGCTCCAGCTGTCGGGCCCGCTCGGCTACGGCGAGGTCGCCGTGGCGCTCGGCGTGCTCGGCTGCGGCGTCGGCATCGCGACGACCGCCGCGTCAGTGACGCTGATGGCCGCCACCCCGGCCGAGGACGTCAGCGGCGCGGCGGCGGTCGAGGAGACCTGTTACGAGCTGGGCGCGGCGATGGGCGTGGCCGTGCTCGGCAGCATCGCCACCGCGCTGTACCGCGTGAACCTGCCCGACCTCGGTCTCACGGCGGACACCTCGGCGTCCGTGAGCGACTCGATCGGCGAGGCGGCCCGGGTGGCGTCCGAACTCACGGGTCCGGCAGGCGCCGAGCTCCTGTCGCGGGCCGCCGACGCGTTCACCTCAGGGATGACGCCGACGTTCCTGATGGCGGCCGCGCTGCCGCTCGCCGCCGCGGCGCTCACCTGGGCGAAGATCCCGAAGAACCTGCGCCCCACGGAGGACGCGCACTGACCGCCACAACTGGCAACAGCCGTCCCCCAGTTCACGCCTATCATCGGTGGGTCTGTTCGACAGTGACTCGACAGTGAGTCGGCAGTGACTCGACGGTGAGAGGACAACGGGGAATTGAGTTCCATACGTAAGCGCGGCGCCCGCAGGCGCCGCATGGCGATGGCCGGCGTGGGCGCGGCGGCGGCCGTCGTGGCGGGGGTCCAGCTGTCGCCCGCCGCCTTCGGCACCGGCGGCGACGACGAGCCGGTGGCGGTGCACCCGGCCGCCGGGGCCGAGGACTTCGGCGCCACCCGCTCCGACGGTACGGCGTTCGAGGACGGCGTCATGTCCCTGAAGTCGGCGCCGGTGGCCCGCTCCGCGGCGCCGTCGGGTTCGTCCGGGCGTGCCGCGGCCGCCGCCCCGCACGGCACGGGCTGGCAGTCGGGCGGCGCGTCGAAGTACCTCACCACCGGCTACACCATCAAGTTCTACGACAAGAAGTCCGCGGACTGGCTCGCCCCGTACGTGAAGAAGTCCGCCGCCGACCTCCAGCGCGTCACGACGCTCCCGGTGAGGGTCGACACGCAGCCGGTCGGCTGGGACTACGTCCGGCCCAAGGGCGAGATCATCGTCGGCGTGCTGCACCGGCCCTGCGTCCCTCCGAGCGACGGGGGCTCGCAGGGCTGGAAGGTGGTCCGTGACGGCTCCGGCAGCAAGAACCTGAGCTGCGGCTTCTACTCCTCGTCCGTCGCCGACACGGTGACCAGCGGGCACGCCTACATCGACGACGAGTTCCTGACGTCGGCCGGCAAGCCCGCCCCGTCCATGGGTGAAACGTATTTCCGCAACCACATCAGCCACGAGCTCGGGCACACGATGGGCCTGGCGCACGCCAACCGCAGCGCGACCCGCGGCGACTGCGTCAAGGGGTCGGACTCCGGCCAGTTCCCGGTGATGTGCACGCCCACCAACGCGTACCAGGACAAGCGCGCGGGGACGTACGTCCAGCAGTACGACATGCAGGGCCTGCGCCACCTGGCGCGCGGCGGCGGCGCGGCGCTGCCCCCGCAGGGCAAGGTGACCGGCCTCGGCCGCAAGTGCCTGGACGCCAAGGGCGGCAAGGCGGCCAACGGCACGCAGATCCAGATCCACACCTGCAACAGCGGCCCCGGGCAGTCCTGGATCCTGCAGAAGGACAGCACGATCCGCGCGCTCGGCAAGTGCCTGGACAACTACCGCAACGCGAGCACCAACGGCAACAAGATCGCTCTCTCCGACTGCCACGGCGGCGCGTCCCAGCGCTGGAAGGTCAACGCCAAGGGCCAGATCGTGCACGTCGCGTCCGGCAAGGTCCTCGACGTGAAGGGCGGCTCCACCGCCAACGGCACCAAGGTCCAGCTGTACGCGGCGAACACGTACAAGCGGCAGATCTGGGTCACGCCCAAGTAGCGCGCCACGGTGGGCGGGGGCGTCCGCAGGCACGGCCGGAGCGGCTACAGTCACCTGCGATCACCCCCGCCCACCTGGGAGAACCTCGGACCATGGCCGTCGACGAACTCGACACCCGCATCCTGCGGCTGCTGCTCGAACAGCCCCGCACCAGCCTGCGCGAGTACGCCCGCGTCCTCGGCATCGCCCGGGGCACCCTCCAGGCCAGGCTCGACCGCATGGAGCGGGACGGCGTGATCACGGGCACAGGTCCCTTCCTCTCCCCCGCGGCGCTCGGTCACCCCGTACTCGCGTTCGTCCACATCGAGGTCACACAGGGGCACCTGGACGAGGTGGGGGACGCGCTCGCCGCCGTGCCGGAGATCATCGAGGCGCACTCGATCACGGGCGGCGGCGACCTGCTGACGCGGGTCGCGGCCCGCGACAACGGGCACCTGGAGGACGTCGTGCAGCAGCTGATCAACCTGCCGGGGGTCGTGCGCACGCGGACGGAGATGGCGCTGCGGGAGCGGGTGCCGCACCGACTGCTCCCGCTGGTCGAGTCGGTGGGCAGGTCGG
The sequence above is a segment of the Streptomyces sp. Je 1-369 genome. Coding sequences within it:
- a CDS encoding GNAT family N-acetyltransferase produces the protein MTTSLTLPPGLTVRPATLDDAAAVCALLNEIDLLEIGRADTELELVTADLKHPEVDLERDSRLLFAGDRLVGYALVWDESAGERVNVDHYVLPGHPQGALYLLGLLEARAAERAAANGAARAVVHLYLNTEPTTDPAELRARGWRTVRHYKVLERRIGVDTDPLPKAPPGVVLRSCLAEEDRRRAHALLQESFTEHFDHQPRTYEQWLDDIGAQTVDWSLIWIAHVEGVGYAAAMRTRDNRASSKGWIGDLGVLAEARGRGLGSHLLRHAFGHYAALGRDRIGLGVDTDNGSGALALYERHGMTLDHAVDTWELIRPGL
- a CDS encoding ATP-binding protein, with the protein product MRAHQRAHRPTERVEYALPQEPASAGRARRLASAFLAGSRRRKTEVDAERLDDAALIVSELVSNALRHGQGGCRLRVEVSGARVTVAVTDASPEHPRFRQHGMDDAEKESGRGLAMVRLLTHRLEVVGAHRGGKTVRAVLA
- a CDS encoding alpha-hydroxy-acid oxidizing protein, translating into MQPTPRPFKDYQDEIYLDGLRGVVPKYPMKYAEWEARAHAALPPSVVSYVAGGAGDERTQDANVTAFERWGLIPRMFVGAAERDLSVDLFGMTLPSPLFMAPIGVLGICTQDGHGDLATARAAARTGVPMIASTLSADPMEEVAAEFGGTPGFFQLYTPTDRALAESLVRRAEKSGFKGIVVTMDTWITGWRPRDLSTSNFPQLRGHCLANYTSDPVFRAQLPADPEHDMQSAVLKWVQVFGNPLTWDDLPWLRSLTSLPLIVKGLCHPEDVRRARDGGVDGIYCSNHGGRQANGGLPALDVLPAVVEAAGGLPVLFDSGVRSGADVVKAVALGATAVGVGRPYAYGLGMGGADGVTHVLRSLLAEADLLMAVDGYPTLADLTAEALQRVR
- a CDS encoding MFS transporter — protein: MTPQRDPRRWAVLAILSGSLLLIAMDTTILNVAFPSLVADLRPSSVQQLWIIDVYALVLSGLLVTAGALGDRWGRKRLLLIGFGVFALASLLAVFATAAWQVIAARALLGAGGATIMPATLSILRKVFTDARERALAYAVWSAVFGGGMALGPVVGGLLVEHNGWQSAFLINIPVALVIIALGLWFLPESRQPREGRWDWWGVGQSVVGMLALAGGIKQLGKGGPADPAAWALLVVAAVTLTVFVRRQLRLAHPLLQVRLFASRPFAIAAASIFLGMIALGSALFLITQWFQYGEGYSPLEAGVRLLPAPLGLVLTSLVTPALMHRLPIRHVMGGGLLLMTAGLSLPWLLQLSGPLGYGEVAVALGVLGCGVGIATTAASVTLMAATPAEDVSGAAAVEETCYELGAAMGVAVLGSIATALYRVNLPDLGLTADTSASVSDSIGEAARVASELTGPAGAELLSRAADAFTSGMTPTFLMAAALPLAAAALTWAKIPKNLRPTEDAH
- a CDS encoding ricin-type beta-trefoil lectin domain protein; the encoded protein is MSSIRKRGARRRRMAMAGVGAAAAVVAGVQLSPAAFGTGGDDEPVAVHPAAGAEDFGATRSDGTAFEDGVMSLKSAPVARSAAPSGSSGRAAAAAPHGTGWQSGGASKYLTTGYTIKFYDKKSADWLAPYVKKSAADLQRVTTLPVRVDTQPVGWDYVRPKGEIIVGVLHRPCVPPSDGGSQGWKVVRDGSGSKNLSCGFYSSSVADTVTSGHAYIDDEFLTSAGKPAPSMGETYFRNHISHELGHTMGLAHANRSATRGDCVKGSDSGQFPVMCTPTNAYQDKRAGTYVQQYDMQGLRHLARGGGAALPPQGKVTGLGRKCLDAKGGKAANGTQIQIHTCNSGPGQSWILQKDSTIRALGKCLDNYRNASTNGNKIALSDCHGGASQRWKVNAKGQIVHVASGKVLDVKGGSTANGTKVQLYAANTYKRQIWVTPK
- a CDS encoding Lrp/AsnC family transcriptional regulator, encoding MAVDELDTRILRLLLEQPRTSLREYARVLGIARGTLQARLDRMERDGVITGTGPFLSPAALGHPVLAFVHIEVTQGHLDEVGDALAAVPEIIEAHSITGGGDLLTRVAARDNGHLEDVVQQLINLPGVVRTRTEMALRERVPHRLLPLVESVGRSVGGSLGGPG